A stretch of Geomonas oryzisoli DNA encodes these proteins:
- a CDS encoding CidA/LrgA family protein gives MAKNLFKIIWQTVLLWLVFRLGVFLVGALHLSLPGNVAGMLLMFALLSSGLVKPACIEAASGFLLKHFAFFFIPISVGLMSFGSLMRQSGVALLAILLLSAMAGAAVTGVTVQLLQRRREP, from the coding sequence ATGGCGAAGAACCTCTTCAAGATAATCTGGCAGACCGTACTCCTTTGGCTGGTGTTCCGCCTGGGGGTGTTCCTGGTCGGCGCCCTGCATCTCTCCCTCCCCGGAAACGTGGCGGGGATGCTGCTCATGTTCGCCCTGCTCTCGAGCGGCCTGGTCAAACCCGCCTGCATCGAGGCGGCGAGCGGGTTTCTCCTGAAGCACTTTGCCTTTTTCTTCATCCCGATTTCGGTCGGGCTCATGTCCTTCGGTTCCCTGATGCGCCAAAGCGGGGTGGCGCTGCTGGCCATCCTGCTGTTGAGCGCCATGGCCGGCGCGGCGGTGACCGGAGTCACCGTGCAGCTTCTGCAGCGCAGGAGGGAGCCGTGA
- a CDS encoding LrgB family protein, translating to MNQLLFALFVLVTLGAYLATRWLFLTYRNPLLNPVFLSTVALIALLQATGLTLEDYRPAKDFMTFLLGPATVALALPLYHNRQVLKRHALPVLSGVAAGSLTTMAAALAAGRLLQLDRGVLLSLGPKSVTVPIAVEISRLTGGEASLTAAFVVATGMIGSIAGPALLSLCRVQSPVARGLALGTVSHGQGTAVALLENETAGAMGGVAMAIAAVFTALVAPYYLPLFLR from the coding sequence GTGAACCAGCTCCTCTTCGCCCTATTCGTGCTGGTCACCCTGGGGGCCTACCTGGCCACCCGCTGGCTCTTTCTCACCTACCGCAATCCCCTTTTGAATCCGGTTTTTCTGAGCACGGTTGCCCTCATCGCCCTGCTGCAGGCGACCGGTCTCACGCTGGAGGATTACCGCCCTGCGAAGGACTTCATGACCTTTCTGCTCGGGCCGGCTACCGTGGCGCTGGCGCTGCCGCTCTATCACAACCGGCAGGTGCTCAAGCGACACGCGCTTCCGGTCCTCTCCGGCGTCGCCGCAGGCTCCCTCACCACCATGGCCGCGGCGCTCGCGGCGGGTCGGTTGCTGCAACTGGACCGCGGCGTGCTCCTCTCACTGGGGCCCAAGTCGGTAACGGTACCGATCGCGGTGGAGATCTCCCGGCTGACCGGAGGGGAGGCGAGTCTCACCGCCGCCTTCGTGGTCGCCACCGGGATGATCGGCTCCATCGCCGGACCTGCCCTGCTTAGCCTGTGCCGGGTGCAAAGCCCGGTTGCGCGCGGACTTGCCTTGGGCACCGTGTCGCACGGGCAGGGGACGGCCGTGGCGCTTCTGGAAAACGAGACCGCCGGCGCCATGGGCGGGGTCGCCATGGCCATCGCCGCGGTTTTCACCGCACTGGTGGCTCCGTACTATCTGCCCCTATTTCTGCGCTAG
- a CDS encoding FAD-binding oxidoreductase has product MEDSFIKALSEIVGAQYTLSDPESLACYGYDSTPELQSRPGVVVLPGNSEEIARVMALCEGAGVRVTPRGSGTNLSGGSISFDSGVVLQTSRMNRILEIDEENLTATVETGVITSTLHREVEAKGLFYPPDPGSMNISTMGGNVAENSGGLRGLKYGVTDDYVMGLKTILANGEILKTGGKVVKDVAGYNLNQLLVSSEGTLGVFSEITVKLIPKPQTKKTMLVHFPQLEQAALTVSHIIAARIIPATLEFLDRTTIKCVEDYAHVGLPLDVDAVLLIEVDGHPAQVEEDAAGIRSICERHHCSFFQTAASTEEALKLATARRVALSALARVRPTTILEDATVPRSCIAPMVKLIQDTAKKYDLLIGTFGHAGDGNLHPTCLTDERNPDEIKRAHQAFGEIFEATIAMGGTITGEHGVGVAKKKYLPKLVGESGLKVMRGIKGAFDPRGILNPGKIF; this is encoded by the coding sequence ATGGAAGATAGCTTCATCAAAGCCCTCAGCGAGATAGTGGGGGCGCAGTATACCCTCTCCGATCCCGAGTCGCTTGCCTGTTACGGCTACGACTCCACCCCCGAACTGCAGAGCCGACCCGGGGTGGTCGTCCTTCCCGGGAATTCCGAGGAGATAGCCCGGGTCATGGCGCTCTGCGAAGGCGCCGGCGTGCGGGTCACCCCGCGCGGCTCCGGCACCAACCTCTCGGGGGGCTCGATCTCCTTTGATTCCGGCGTCGTGCTGCAGACCAGCAGGATGAACCGGATCCTCGAGATCGACGAGGAGAACCTGACCGCCACCGTCGAAACCGGCGTGATCACCTCGACGCTGCACCGCGAGGTGGAGGCCAAGGGGCTCTTCTATCCTCCCGATCCGGGCAGCATGAACATCTCCACCATGGGCGGCAACGTCGCCGAGAACTCCGGCGGTCTCAGGGGACTCAAGTACGGCGTCACCGACGACTACGTCATGGGGCTCAAAACGATCCTCGCCAACGGCGAGATCTTGAAAACCGGCGGCAAGGTGGTCAAGGACGTGGCGGGCTACAACCTGAACCAGCTCCTGGTCTCTTCGGAAGGAACCCTCGGAGTCTTCTCGGAGATCACCGTGAAGCTGATCCCCAAGCCGCAGACCAAGAAGACCATGCTGGTGCATTTCCCGCAGCTCGAGCAGGCGGCGCTCACCGTCTCCCACATCATCGCGGCGCGCATCATCCCGGCGACGCTGGAGTTCCTGGACCGCACCACCATCAAGTGCGTCGAGGACTACGCCCACGTGGGGCTTCCCCTGGATGTCGACGCCGTGCTCCTCATCGAAGTGGACGGGCACCCCGCGCAGGTCGAGGAAGATGCCGCCGGCATCCGGTCGATCTGCGAGCGGCATCACTGCTCCTTCTTCCAGACCGCGGCCAGCACGGAGGAGGCTTTGAAGCTCGCCACCGCCCGCCGCGTGGCGCTCTCGGCCCTGGCCCGGGTCCGTCCCACCACCATCCTCGAGGACGCCACCGTGCCCAGAAGCTGCATCGCGCCGATGGTGAAGCTGATCCAGGACACCGCCAAGAAGTACGACCTGTTGATCGGCACCTTCGGACACGCCGGCGACGGCAACCTGCATCCCACCTGCCTCACCGACGAGAGGAACCCCGACGAGATCAAGAGGGCGCACCAGGCCTTCGGCGAGATCTTCGAGGCGACCATCGCCATGGGGGGGACCATCACCGGCGAGCACGGTGTCGGTGTGGCCAAGAAGAAGTATCTGCCCAAGCTGGTCGGGGAGTCCGGCCTCAAGGTGATGCGCGGCATCAAGGGGGCCTTTGACCCCAGGGGCATCCTCAACCCGGGGAAAATCTTCTAG